Proteins encoded together in one Candidatus Binataceae bacterium window:
- a CDS encoding zinc dependent phospholipase C family protein, with translation MIIATVIALVVGFIALSAPPAFAWGPVTHIALGVQVLASVSTLEEPLQAILLSMPDAFLYGSLAPDIVQGRRLQSRLRRHSHNWATGFGLLSAARGSEEQAFALGYLAHLAADVLAHNFYLPTRWIGRFNTTVASHILSEARFDSMQDAAHRETLVRLMAIDFRALDKTLSRQIDSPLLPFRAQKRIFEGGLRRIRQWNRVILAIGRLRAHDRADAEVFCSASCSAIDGVMRDGDEAPACRFDPMGQRALRNAQRARRTLQRLARMGPETRRAARQLANSTVAELRSHLSQVPFGGPSKPS, from the coding sequence ATGATTATCGCCACCGTAATCGCCCTCGTCGTCGGGTTCATCGCGCTCAGCGCTCCGCCGGCCTTTGCCTGGGGGCCGGTCACTCATATTGCCCTGGGGGTGCAAGTGCTTGCGAGCGTTAGCACCCTGGAGGAGCCCCTACAAGCCATCCTACTCTCAATGCCCGACGCTTTCCTGTATGGCTCGCTCGCGCCCGATATCGTGCAGGGGCGCCGTCTGCAGAGCCGGCTGCGGCGCCATTCGCACAACTGGGCGACCGGTTTCGGGCTGCTGAGCGCCGCGCGCGGGAGCGAGGAGCAGGCCTTTGCGCTCGGCTACCTCGCCCATCTCGCGGCCGACGTGCTCGCGCATAATTTCTATCTGCCGACGCGCTGGATCGGCCGCTTCAACACCACGGTCGCGAGCCATATCCTGAGCGAAGCGCGTTTCGACTCGATGCAGGATGCGGCGCATCGCGAAACCCTTGTGCGGTTGATGGCGATCGACTTTCGCGCCCTCGACAAGACGCTCAGCCGCCAGATCGATTCCCCGCTGCTCCCCTTCCGCGCGCAAAAGCGCATCTTCGAGGGCGGGCTGCGCAGGATTCGCCAATGGAATCGCGTCATCCTGGCGATAGGCCGGCTCAGAGCCCATGACCGCGCGGATGCCGAAGTCTTCTGCTCGGCTTCCTGCTCGGCGATCGACGGCGTGATGCGTGACGGCGACGAGGCGCCCGCCTGCCGGTTCGATCCGATGGGCCAGCGAGCGCTGCGCAACGCCCAGCGCGCCCGCCGCACGCTGCAACGCCTGGCACGGATGGGGCCGGAAACCAGGCGCGCCGCGCGCCAGCTGGCCAACTCGACGGTCGCGGAACTGCGCTCGCATCTGAGCCAGGTGCCCTTCGGAGGTCCGTCGAAGCCGTCCTGA
- a CDS encoding substrate-binding domain-containing protein: MAKPREIEDERAQQSGAILRRARVARGLSQDELARRAGLSRQALGAIESGLYQPGVGAALALARELGHSVEALFGSAGAPALLEADWAEARGGARQGAPALPARPAIALGRVGGRLVALAQPAPAMRLVPAAGVLEHARGRHAQVAAFRTREQIDATLLVAGCDPAVTILADWMARHRPATTLTPIGRSSRAALAALLAGRVHAAGVHLGDREGGDYNLAAVREALKRRQAIMVNFARWELGLGVRRGNPLGVRGIADLAMPGLRIVNREAGSGARLVLDQALAELKIVPRRIAGYARELSGHLEVAAAIAAGEADAGLTLRVGAEAFSLDFVTVREERYDVVILQREMDSPPVRAMLDALNSSAFANEVRQLCAYDTAQMGQVIARLNS; this comes from the coding sequence ATGGCTAAGCCGCGAGAAATCGAAGACGAGCGGGCTCAGCAGAGCGGAGCGATACTGCGCCGCGCGCGTGTCGCGCGCGGACTTAGCCAGGACGAACTCGCCCGGCGCGCCGGACTCTCGCGCCAGGCCCTGGGCGCGATCGAGTCCGGCCTCTATCAGCCGGGTGTCGGCGCGGCGCTCGCGCTTGCGCGCGAGCTGGGCCATAGCGTCGAGGCGCTCTTCGGCAGCGCAGGGGCGCCGGCGCTGCTCGAGGCCGACTGGGCCGAGGCCCGCGGCGGCGCGCGGCAAGGCGCGCCGGCGCTGCCGGCGCGTCCGGCGATCGCGCTGGGGCGCGTCGGCGGACGACTGGTCGCGCTCGCCCAGCCGGCGCCAGCGATGCGCCTGGTGCCGGCCGCGGGCGTGCTTGAGCACGCCCGCGGCCGGCACGCGCAGGTGGCCGCGTTTCGCACGCGCGAGCAGATCGACGCGACACTGCTGGTTGCGGGATGCGATCCGGCGGTGACGATTCTTGCGGACTGGATGGCGCGCCATCGGCCGGCCACCACGCTTACGCCGATCGGACGGAGCAGCCGCGCGGCCCTCGCCGCGCTGCTCGCGGGGCGAGTGCATGCCGCCGGAGTACATCTCGGCGACCGCGAGGGCGGCGACTACAACCTGGCGGCGGTGCGCGAGGCGCTCAAGCGGCGGCAGGCGATTATGGTGAACTTTGCGCGCTGGGAGCTCGGGCTGGGCGTCCGGCGGGGCAATCCGCTCGGCGTACGTGGTATCGCCGACCTTGCAATGCCCGGCCTCCGGATCGTCAACCGCGAGGCGGGTTCCGGTGCACGGCTCGTGCTCGACCAGGCGCTGGCCGAGTTGAAGATCGTGCCGCGGCGGATCGCAGGCTACGCGCGCGAGCTAAGCGGCCATCTCGAGGTCGCCGCCGCCATCGCGGCGGGCGAGGCTGACGCCGGACTGACGCTGCGAGTGGGGGCGGAGGCCTTCAGTTTGGATTTTGTCACAGTACGCGAAGAGCGCTATGATGTGGTCATCCTGCAACGCGAGATGGACTCGCCTCCGGTGCGTGCGATGCTCGACGCGCTGAACTCAAGCGCCTTCGCCAACGAGGTCAGGCAGCTTTGCGCATACGACACGGCGCAAATGGGACAGGTGATCGCACGCCTTAATTCCTAG
- a CDS encoding uracil-DNA glycosylase, with amino-acid sequence MSRDLSAPEHRRLLLDSVRDYLSQLAEEGLEGLPATAARAATAAADKPASVSKPPAPAAAAVSSAGDSARAAAASSRPAPLPAPGELLSRYPGLEKTTSLEELSAFIGDCKRCKLAPLRTHLVFGVGNPGADLMFVGEAPGADEDARGEPFVGRAGQLLTDIIERGMGLKRSDVYICNVIKCRPPDNRNPESDEVAACEPFLMRQIDLVRPRAIVALGTFAVQALLKVKTPISRLRGNWHEVRGVKLMPTFHPAYLLRSPGEKRVVWQDIQEVMKLLGLEVPARGGAR; translated from the coding sequence ATGAGCCGCGACCTGAGCGCGCCAGAGCATCGCCGCCTGCTCCTGGATTCCGTCCGCGATTACCTTTCGCAACTCGCCGAGGAGGGACTCGAGGGGTTGCCCGCTACGGCGGCACGCGCTGCCACTGCCGCCGCCGACAAACCCGCATCCGTATCCAAACCGCCGGCCCCTGCCGCCGCAGCCGTCTCGTCCGCCGGCGACTCGGCTCGCGCCGCCGCCGCTTCATCGCGGCCCGCGCCGCTGCCGGCGCCCGGGGAATTGCTCTCGCGCTATCCGGGCCTCGAAAAAACCACGTCACTCGAGGAGTTGAGCGCCTTCATCGGCGATTGCAAGCGCTGCAAGCTCGCGCCATTGCGGACGCATCTGGTCTTCGGCGTCGGCAATCCCGGGGCTGACCTGATGTTCGTTGGCGAGGCTCCCGGCGCCGACGAGGACGCGCGCGGCGAGCCGTTCGTCGGCCGCGCCGGGCAACTGCTGACCGACATCATCGAGCGCGGGATGGGCCTCAAGCGGTCCGACGTCTATATCTGCAACGTGATCAAGTGCCGCCCGCCCGACAATCGCAATCCCGAGTCCGACGAAGTCGCCGCGTGCGAGCCGTTCCTGATGCGCCAGATCGATCTCGTGCGTCCGCGTGCGATCGTCGCGCTCGGCACCTTCGCGGTGCAGGCGCTGCTGAAGGTCAAGACGCCGATCAGCCGGCTGCGCGGCAACTGGCATGAAGTGCGCGGCGTCAAACTGATGCCGACATTCCATCCGGCCTACCTGTTGCGCAGTCCGGGCGAGAAGCGGGTGGTATGGCAGGATATACAGGAAGTGATGAAGCTGCTCGGGCTCGAGGTACCGGCGCGCGGGGGCGCGCGATGA
- a CDS encoding ATP-binding cassette domain-containing protein produces the protein MPTLDARIVKRRRALTVDVRLRLEQGERLGLFGASGAGKSTVLSCLAGIEAPDAGRIQLGDTLLFPPHLPLYQRPLAYLTQSDSLFPHLSVADNVCFGLRGHEDNGARGWVEELKQRLALGPLWNESAQRISGGQARRVALARMLARRPPLLLLDEPFTALDGPTVADLVEAILQWHRELGFTLIAVDHRADILERLCTRAAAIEDGRVVQEGSWDELTSAPATPMLARLLGI, from the coding sequence ATGCCAACGCTTGATGCGCGTATCGTAAAGCGCCGGCGCGCGCTTACCGTGGACGTGCGCTTGCGCCTGGAGCAGGGAGAGCGGCTTGGGCTCTTCGGCGCTTCGGGAGCGGGCAAGAGCACCGTGCTCTCGTGTCTTGCAGGAATCGAAGCGCCCGACGCCGGCCGGATTCAGCTTGGCGACACGCTGCTGTTTCCGCCGCATCTGCCGCTCTATCAACGGCCGCTCGCCTATCTCACGCAAAGCGACTCGCTTTTTCCCCATCTAAGCGTGGCGGACAACGTCTGTTTCGGACTGCGCGGACACGAGGACAACGGCGCGCGCGGATGGGTCGAGGAACTCAAGCAGCGCCTCGCGCTCGGGCCGCTATGGAACGAATCGGCGCAGCGGATTTCCGGCGGCCAGGCGCGCCGCGTCGCGCTTGCGCGGATGCTCGCTCGGCGCCCGCCACTCCTTCTGCTCGACGAACCGTTCACGGCGCTCGACGGTCCCACGGTTGCGGATCTCGTAGAAGCGATCCTGCAATGGCATCGCGAACTCGGCTTCACGCTCATCGCTGTGGACCATCGCGCGGACATCCTGGAGCGGCTGTGCACGCGCGCCGCGGCGATCGAAGACGGGCGCGTCGTCCAGGAAGGTTCGTGGGACGAGCTTACATCGGCGCCGGCGACGCCGATGCTGGCGCGCCTGCTCGGGATCTGA
- a CDS encoding histidine phosphatase family protein yields the protein MGKLIMVRHGESEGNRERRFTTTPDAPLTDLGREQAAQAARRIARIFNPRLVITSPYARARETGEIIAAALRLPVEVEPGLYERHFGYLRGQPYDAVRDDPTFETEKMWLWRPEGGESYEDVRVRVAPILERLAVLAGGGELAVVSHGGVMLTCWAHLVGHWDNAHVPPNCGIVLVEYENGRFKPPLIVED from the coding sequence ATGGGTAAGCTGATAATGGTCCGTCACGGCGAGAGCGAGGGTAATCGCGAGCGCCGCTTCACCACCACTCCCGACGCGCCGCTCACCGACCTGGGGCGCGAGCAGGCCGCGCAGGCGGCACGCCGCATCGCGCGGATTTTCAATCCGCGCCTCGTCATCACCAGCCCCTACGCGCGGGCGCGCGAGACCGGCGAGATTATCGCCGCCGCGCTGCGCTTGCCGGTCGAGGTCGAGCCCGGCCTCTACGAGCGTCACTTCGGCTACTTGCGCGGACAGCCTTACGACGCGGTGCGCGACGATCCGACGTTCGAAACCGAGAAGATGTGGCTGTGGCGTCCGGAGGGCGGCGAGAGCTACGAAGACGTACGCGTGCGCGTGGCGCCAATCCTCGAGCGGCTGGCGGTGCTCGCCGGCGGCGGCGAACTGGCGGTGGTCAGCCACGGCGGCGTGATGCTGACGTGCTGGGCGCACCTCGTCGGACATTGGGACAACGCGCACGTTCCGCCCAACTGCGGAATCGTGCTGGTGGAATACGAAAACGGCCGTTTCAAGCCCCCGCTGATCGTCGAGGATTGA
- a CDS encoding CoA transferase: MENGGKQNPNMLSGVRVLDFTQYLAGPTVTRFMAEMGADIVKVEQAPMGDPARLLPAIRDGRSAYFVQQNRGKQSLCLDFAKPESIQLLRELAKKADVVVENYGPGVMEKRGLDYASLSKLNPRIIMASISAFGRKGPLSHKVGYDFIAQAFSGLMHMTGDPNGPPMFVGLGIGDQTSGVHAFSAIGYALFYRERTGIGQYIDIAMVDTLYHMHEANIQVWATTNGEYVPKRMGSQHELVSPCGSFKGPEGYIVVLVLDRQWPSMARAMGRPELTQDPRFATMRDRAKNRFELAAIVEQWMQAQPSNEAVLKILEEHRVAAAPVMTVVETVSHPHYKARNMIRTVPDPILGEVMIPGFPLKFSAFPEPLEIRAPLLGEHGPAILRGQLGMGDAEIAQLQSAGVLHSENK; this comes from the coding sequence ATGGAAAACGGCGGCAAGCAAAACCCCAACATGTTGTCCGGCGTGCGCGTGCTGGACTTCACGCAATATCTCGCAGGCCCGACGGTAACGCGATTCATGGCCGAGATGGGCGCCGACATCGTCAAGGTCGAGCAGGCGCCGATGGGCGACCCGGCGCGGCTCTTGCCCGCCATACGCGACGGCCGGAGCGCCTACTTCGTCCAGCAGAACCGCGGCAAGCAGAGCCTTTGCCTTGACTTCGCCAAGCCTGAATCGATCCAGCTTTTGCGCGAGCTCGCGAAAAAGGCCGACGTGGTGGTGGAAAACTACGGGCCCGGCGTGATGGAAAAGCGCGGCCTCGATTACGCCTCGCTAAGCAAGCTCAACCCGCGGATCATCATGGCGTCGATTTCGGCCTTCGGGCGCAAAGGGCCGCTCTCGCACAAGGTCGGTTACGACTTCATCGCCCAGGCCTTCTCGGGACTGATGCACATGACGGGCGACCCCAACGGACCGCCGATGTTCGTCGGGCTGGGCATCGGCGATCAGACGAGCGGCGTGCACGCGTTCTCGGCGATCGGCTACGCGCTATTCTATCGCGAGCGCACCGGGATCGGCCAGTACATCGACATCGCGATGGTTGATACGCTCTACCACATGCACGAAGCGAACATTCAGGTATGGGCGACCACCAATGGCGAGTACGTGCCCAAGCGGATGGGCTCGCAGCATGAACTGGTGAGCCCGTGCGGCTCGTTCAAGGGGCCCGAGGGCTACATCGTGGTCCTGGTGCTCGACCGGCAATGGCCCTCGATGGCGCGCGCGATGGGCCGACCCGAGCTCACCCAGGATCCGCGTTTCGCCACGATGCGCGACCGGGCGAAGAATCGCTTCGAGCTCGCCGCGATCGTCGAGCAGTGGATGCAGGCGCAGCCCTCCAACGAAGCGGTGCTCAAAATTCTCGAAGAGCATCGCGTCGCCGCGGCGCCGGTGATGACCGTGGTCGAGACGGTGAGCCATCCGCACTACAAGGCGCGCAACATGATTCGCACGGTCCCCGATCCGATCCTGGGCGAAGTGATGATTCCCGGCTTCCCGCTGAAGTTCTCGGCCTTCCCCGAGCCGCTGGAGATCAGGGCGCCTCTGCTGGGCGAGCACGGGCCAGCGATTTTACGCGGGCAACTCGGAATGGGCGACGCCGAGATCGCACAATTGCAGAGCGCCGGCGTGCTTCACTCGGAGAACAAGTAG
- a CDS encoding LLM class flavin-dependent oxidoreductase codes for MQVGYFPCTQDPPNGANIGGVLREAIVEAQVAEESGFDSCLFSEHHQQEDCYIPNVILMAGMVGVCTKKIKVGTCVTLIPLWHPVHAAEDAAIVDQITGGRMILSVGVGYQDRDFEAFGLSIKERAGRSEEGVEVLKKCWEQERFSYHGKFYNLDNVMITPKPLQKPRPPIWMAAWSDVGIKRVARISDAWITSPLEHVKVIKRFADLYRAECKKHGKKPYLVLMRDMWVSDSMDSARRESGPLMYTHKFYYRNNGYAPDEVIDKVKSENDWTFDVASPNRLIVGSPKDCLEQLQMWQREVQPDYLVLRMRHPGGPSHERTKEAIRVFGKEIGPKL; via the coding sequence ATGCAAGTCGGTTATTTTCCCTGCACCCAGGATCCGCCCAACGGCGCCAATATCGGCGGCGTGCTCCGCGAAGCGATCGTCGAGGCGCAGGTTGCGGAAGAGAGCGGATTCGACAGCTGCCTGTTCAGCGAACACCATCAGCAGGAAGACTGTTACATCCCCAACGTCATCCTGATGGCCGGGATGGTCGGGGTGTGCACCAAGAAGATCAAGGTCGGCACCTGCGTCACGCTGATTCCGCTGTGGCATCCGGTGCACGCCGCCGAAGACGCCGCGATCGTCGATCAGATAACCGGCGGCCGCATGATCCTGAGCGTCGGCGTGGGCTACCAGGACCGCGACTTCGAGGCCTTCGGTCTTTCGATCAAGGAGCGCGCCGGGCGCAGCGAGGAAGGCGTCGAAGTGCTCAAGAAATGCTGGGAGCAGGAGCGCTTCAGCTATCACGGCAAGTTCTACAACCTCGACAACGTGATGATCACGCCCAAGCCGCTGCAGAAGCCGCGCCCGCCGATCTGGATGGCGGCGTGGAGCGACGTCGGGATCAAGCGCGTCGCGCGCATCTCTGACGCATGGATAACCTCGCCGCTCGAGCACGTCAAAGTGATCAAGCGCTTCGCCGACCTCTATCGTGCCGAGTGCAAGAAGCACGGCAAGAAGCCGTACCTGGTGCTGATGCGCGACATGTGGGTGTCGGACTCGATGGATTCGGCGCGGCGCGAGAGCGGCCCGCTGATGTACACGCACAAGTTCTACTACCGCAACAACGGCTACGCGCCGGACGAAGTGATCGACAAGGTCAAATCGGAAAACGACTGGACGTTCGACGTCGCCTCGCCCAACCGCCTGATCGTCGGCTCGCCTAAGGATTGCCTCGAGCAGCTGCAGATGTGGCAGCGCGAGGTGCAGCCGGACTACCTCGTCCTGCGCATGCGCCATCCGGGCGGCCCTTCGCACGAGCGCACCAAGGAAGCGATCCGGGTGTTCGGCAAGG
- a CDS encoding nodulation protein NfeD, producing MATPSAGAAAIEAPPWVCLIKVDGSINPAVAAYIEDGIAYAGARNAGALVIELDTPGGLLGSAQRIVKDLLNAPLPTIVYVAPSGASAASAGTFITEAAAVAAMAPGTTIGAAHPVGEGGSEIKGVVGKKIENFTASFAGSIARSRGRNEEWIEQAVRESAAISEAEALKRHVIDIVAPDLRSLLVQASGREVKVGGGAVVKLKLADAAIRRLRMTLGQALLNVLADPNIVYLLMLAGIVGIYFEFAHPGFYLPGVVGAICLLLALGSFEILPINLTGLLLLMLGIGMLVSEAFLRSYGVLGIGGVIAFVIGSLFLIDSSQTDLEVNRGIIAGAAAAMSAFILGLGWIVLRERHRRPTTGREGMVGEIGEVREAIAPGAPGRVFVHGEHWRAASSEALGVGARARVIAVHGLEIEVRGES from the coding sequence TTGGCCACGCCCTCCGCGGGGGCTGCGGCTATCGAGGCGCCGCCGTGGGTTTGCCTGATCAAGGTTGACGGCTCAATCAACCCGGCGGTAGCCGCGTATATCGAGGACGGAATTGCGTACGCCGGTGCGCGTAACGCCGGCGCGCTGGTGATCGAGCTCGACACCCCCGGCGGATTGCTCGGCTCGGCGCAGCGCATCGTCAAGGACCTGCTCAACGCGCCACTTCCCACGATCGTTTACGTGGCGCCGTCGGGCGCGAGCGCGGCCTCGGCCGGGACCTTCATCACCGAGGCGGCGGCAGTCGCCGCGATGGCGCCCGGGACCACGATCGGCGCGGCGCATCCGGTGGGCGAGGGCGGCAGCGAGATCAAAGGCGTGGTAGGCAAGAAGATCGAGAACTTCACCGCTTCGTTTGCGGGCAGTATCGCGCGCTCGCGCGGCCGCAACGAAGAATGGATCGAGCAGGCGGTGCGCGAGAGCGCGGCGATCAGCGAAGCCGAGGCGCTCAAGCGCCACGTGATCGACATCGTCGCGCCCGACCTGCGGAGCCTGCTGGTGCAGGCATCGGGCCGCGAGGTCAAGGTCGGCGGCGGTGCGGTGGTGAAGCTCAAGCTCGCCGACGCCGCGATTCGCCGCCTGCGGATGACGCTGGGGCAGGCGCTGCTCAACGTGCTCGCCGACCCCAACATCGTGTACCTGCTGATGCTGGCCGGAATCGTGGGGATCTATTTCGAGTTCGCCCATCCGGGCTTCTACCTCCCGGGCGTGGTCGGCGCGATCTGTCTTCTGCTCGCGCTCGGCTCATTCGAGATCCTGCCCATCAACCTGACCGGGCTGCTGCTGTTAATGCTGGGAATCGGGATGCTCGTCTCCGAAGCCTTTCTCCGCAGTTACGGCGTGCTCGGCATCGGCGGGGTGATCGCGTTCGTGATCGGCTCGCTGTTTCTGATCGACAGCTCGCAGACCGACCTCGAGGTGAACCGCGGGATTATCGCCGGCGCGGCGGCCGCGATGAGCGCGTTCATCCTGGGCCTTGGCTGGATCGTCCTGCGCGAGCGGCATCGGCGTCCCACGACCGGGCGCGAAGGGATGGTCGGCGAAATTGGCGAAGTGCGCGAAGCGATCGCACCGGGCGCGCCGGGACGGGTTTTCGTGCACGGCGAGCACTGGCGCGCGGCAAGCAGCGAAGCGCTCGGCGTCGGCGCCCGGGCGCGCGTGATTGCAGTGCACGGACTGGAGATCGAGGTGCGCGGCGAATCGTAG
- a CDS encoding extracellular solute-binding protein: MDRLGRSRIRLAVLVAVAVAACAVAMFVAGRGDAEALMPLQVAYAGSMGSMMDGGVRPAIAKAMGAELQGRASGSTGLANLIIASSIRPDVFISVTPGPMRAVLKAGKATSAIPIARTEMVIAYSPKSRYAAALAKAGDAGATPWWQILQTPGFRFGRTDPNTDPQGLNIIFVMQLAADFYHQPGLGEKILAPQINPQQIFQEPQVMARLQAGQLDASSAYKTQPGALGLPFLALPPEINLGSSSMEQEYAKVSVTLNGKVHRPSPLVFYAATLKDAPQPKLAERFVAWLQGPEARQILSRYRYDDPGDAKPLVP, translated from the coding sequence ATGGACAGACTCGGACGTAGCAGGATAAGACTCGCCGTTCTCGTCGCCGTCGCCGTCGCAGCCTGCGCGGTGGCGATGTTCGTCGCAGGACGCGGCGATGCCGAGGCGCTGATGCCGCTCCAGGTCGCGTACGCCGGGTCGATGGGCTCGATGATGGACGGCGGGGTGCGCCCGGCGATCGCGAAGGCTATGGGAGCCGAGCTGCAGGGACGCGCTTCCGGCTCGACCGGACTTGCCAATCTGATCATCGCGAGCAGCATCCGGCCGGACGTGTTTATCTCGGTAACGCCGGGACCGATGCGCGCCGTGCTGAAGGCGGGCAAGGCCACAAGCGCGATCCCGATCGCGCGAACTGAGATGGTTATCGCGTACAGTCCAAAGAGCCGGTACGCGGCGGCGCTGGCCAAGGCCGGCGATGCAGGCGCGACGCCCTGGTGGCAAATCCTGCAAACCCCGGGGTTTCGCTTCGGCCGCACCGATCCAAATACCGACCCGCAGGGGTTGAACATCATCTTCGTGATGCAGCTTGCGGCGGACTTTTACCATCAGCCCGGCCTCGGAGAGAAAATTCTCGCACCGCAGATCAATCCGCAACAGATTTTTCAGGAACCGCAGGTGATGGCGCGGCTGCAGGCGGGACAACTCGACGCCAGTTCGGCCTACAAGACGCAGCCCGGCGCACTTGGTCTGCCGTTCCTTGCGTTGCCGCCTGAAATCAATCTCGGCTCGTCGTCGATGGAGCAGGAGTACGCGAAGGTGAGCGTCACCCTGAACGGCAAGGTGCATCGGCCTTCCCCGCTCGTCTTCTACGCCGCAACGCTCAAGGATGCGCCGCAGCCAAAGCTGGCGGAGCGCTTTGTTGCCTGGCTTCAAGGTCCCGAAGCGCGCCAGATTCTCTCGCGCTACCGCTACGATGATCCCGGTGACGCCAAGCCGCTGGTGCCGTAG
- a CDS encoding slipin family protein: protein MGPALGIIIVIGVAILLSGLRVLNEYERAVVFRLGRLTPFRGPGVIFIIPVLERSVRVDLRTVTLDIAPQDVITRDNVTIKVSAVLYFRVLDPSRAVTEVANYLFATTQLAQTTLRSVGGQTELDELLAQRDKLNARIQEIVDAQTEPWGVKVTLVELKNIDLPQDMQRAIAAQAEAERERRAKVIAAEGEFQAAQRLAEAAEIMNKSPVTLQLRYLQTLKEIAAENNSTTVFPIPLDLFEPFLNLRRAFNNPEGGGTKT from the coding sequence ATGGGACCGGCACTGGGAATCATCATCGTGATTGGCGTCGCGATCCTGCTAAGCGGGCTCAGGGTGCTCAACGAATACGAACGGGCGGTGGTTTTCCGGCTGGGCCGGCTCACCCCGTTTCGCGGTCCGGGCGTGATTTTCATCATTCCGGTTCTCGAGCGATCGGTGCGCGTCGATCTGCGCACGGTCACTCTGGACATCGCGCCCCAGGACGTGATCACCCGCGACAACGTCACGATCAAGGTGAGCGCGGTGCTCTATTTCCGCGTGCTCGACCCCTCGCGCGCCGTGACCGAGGTCGCGAATTACCTTTTTGCGACCACGCAGCTGGCGCAGACCACGCTCCGTTCCGTCGGCGGCCAGACCGAACTTGACGAATTACTGGCCCAGCGCGACAAGCTCAACGCGCGCATCCAGGAGATCGTCGATGCGCAGACCGAACCGTGGGGCGTCAAGGTCACCCTGGTCGAGCTCAAGAACATCGATCTGCCGCAGGACATGCAGCGCGCGATCGCCGCGCAGGCCGAAGCGGAGCGCGAGCGGCGCGCCAAGGTGATCGCGGCTGAAGGCGAGTTCCAGGCCGCGCAGCGGCTGGCCGAGGCGGCCGAGATCATGAACAAGAGTCCGGTAACGCTTCAGCTCCGTTACCTGCAGACGCTCAAGGAGATCGCGGCCGAGAACAATTCGACCACCGTCTTTCCGATTCCGCTCGATCTGTTCGAGCCGTTTCTGAACCTGCGCCGCGCGTTCAACAACCCCGAGGGCGGCGGCACGAAAACCTGA
- a CDS encoding ABC transporter permease subunit translates to MGMLAFTLALLYPLLGLCAPVGRWQWDGSIPGSTASAVSVSLTLTGVALLLDVIVGTPVAWYLARATGRDKIAWEAAVLVSVLMPPLALGILLSLAFGPTMKPGAWLLRMGLPTANSPLAFIATQFYVSVGYYIVAARAALAAVPVDLERTAALLGLRPYEVFRRVTFPLARLGFAAAVSLAWVRALGEFGAVVVTAYYPSGMPVQIWINLQDAGMPAVMPLLVVFLLTALPLPWAIHLLAQRRYADANA, encoded by the coding sequence ATGGGCATGCTCGCGTTCACGCTCGCGCTGCTGTACCCGTTGCTCGGGCTTTGCGCTCCGGTCGGCCGATGGCAATGGGACGGCAGCATCCCCGGCTCGACGGCCTCCGCGGTCAGCGTATCGCTGACGCTCACGGGAGTCGCCCTGCTGCTCGACGTGATCGTCGGCACGCCGGTTGCCTGGTATCTCGCGCGTGCGACCGGCCGCGACAAGATCGCGTGGGAGGCGGCGGTCCTGGTCTCGGTGCTGATGCCGCCGCTTGCGCTGGGTATCCTGCTCTCGCTCGCCTTCGGTCCCACGATGAAGCCGGGCGCGTGGCTGCTCAGGATGGGCTTGCCGACGGCCAACAGTCCGCTCGCCTTCATCGCGACCCAGTTCTACGTGAGCGTCGGCTACTATATCGTGGCCGCGCGCGCCGCGCTCGCGGCAGTGCCCGTCGATCTCGAGCGGACAGCAGCGCTGCTCGGATTGCGCCCATACGAGGTGTTTCGCCGCGTGACTTTTCCGCTCGCGCGGCTAGGCTTCGCCGCCGCGGTGAGCCTCGCATGGGTGCGCGCGCTCGGCGAATTCGGCGCGGTGGTCGTAACCGCCTATTATCCGAGCGGGATGCCGGTGCAGATATGGATCAACCTGCAGGACGCCGGGATGCCGGCGGTTATGCCGCTGCTGGTGGTATTCCTTCTCACCGCGCTGCCGCTCCCATGGGCGATTCATCTGCTCGCGCAAAGGCGCTACGCCGATGCCAACGCTTGA